The following are encoded together in the Lactuca sativa cultivar Salinas chromosome 1, Lsat_Salinas_v11, whole genome shotgun sequence genome:
- the LOC111912619 gene encoding uncharacterized protein LOC111912619, producing MAAASISTTFLPLYKPIKSFVSTSQTPKCFPKTKHGANTGIVWAVSKEQDVIPVQSNNFTDHQVGILVSEIEKEVEGGKGVQFIGGFGGSEGILSFEGGFSSASTSGDGNQVVEGENIDKLIDRTSNTTIVLAAGTFGITKLLTIDYDYWHGWTIFEILRCAPQHNWSVYEEALKENPLLAKMMISEVVYSIGDWIAQCCKGKPLLEFDRTRMFRSSLFGFTLHRSLSHYYNYFCDNVMLLLYSFQVK from the exons ATGGCTGCTGCTTCCATTAGTACGACCTTCCTCCCCCTCTACAAACCCATCAAATCCTTCGTATCCACTTCACAAACACCTAAATGCTTCCCCAAAACAAAGCACGGCGCCAACACCGGTATCGTTTGGGCGGTTTCCAAGGAGCAAGATGTGATTCCCGTACAGAGTAATAACTTTACGGATCATCAAGTTGGTATCCTGGTGAGTGAAATTGAGAAGGAGGTTGAAGGTGGAAAAGGCGTTCAATTTATTGGTGGGTTCGGTGGTAGTGAAGGAATATTGTCTTTTGAAGGTGGGTTTTCGTCTGCGAGCACTTCCGGTGATGGAAATCAGGTAGTCGAAGGTGAAAATATCGATAAATTGATTGATAGAACAAGTAACACCACCATTGTTCTTGCCGCTGGCACTTTCGGTATTACCAAATTGCTCACCATCGATTATGATTACTGGC atggatggaccatatttgAAATATTGAGATGTGCACCACAACACAACTGGAGTGTATACGAAGAAGCTCTAAAAGAAAACCCACTTTTGGCAAAGATGATGATAAGTGAAGTTGTATATTCAATAGGCGATTGGATTGCACAG TGCTGTAAAGGTAAACCATTGTTGGAGTTTGATCGCACCCGCATGTTTAGATCTAGCCTTTTTGGCTTCACTCTACATAGATCCCTTTCTCACTACTACAATTATTTCTGTGAT AATGTTATGTTGTTGCTATATTCATTTCAG GTTAAGTGA
- the LOC111912620 gene encoding receptor-like protein 51: MRPSTTGSLLLLRIVLLYSAAVVVSQPANAASTSSTLDPKQVRALQSLYIPTTHDPCTQPSFHNATVCDNGTPFRHLLSLRLSNCSEDLSLSTTALSSLSTLTSLSFVDCHVPIVHFPTSLSINLLSFTSINSLQRLTGVFLSRFSNLTELDISGDSIKASGIHIITSNMKSLNTLTLSNTNLTGLIPKHWYPKLSHMDLSENKLNGTIPTSLTLLENLRFLNLSSNQLTGEIPSTIGDLISLQNLSLSSNSLSGSIPGSISTISRLVHLDLGSNQLNGTIPRSINEMKGLKYLNLENNNFHGVMPFNASFIKKLTVFKINGNDNLCYNHSSISKKAKLGIAPCDKHGLPILPPPAADEPSSSVDDLSSGDYDDGGDSGKKKKGDDSDHGPNKVVLGVAIGLSAVVFLIIFLIILSKCGGRCCGCC, encoded by the coding sequence ATGAGACCTTCCACCACTGGATCCCTCCTACTCCTCCGCATCGTCCTCCTCTACTCCGCCGCAGTCGTCGTCTCACAACCTGCCAACGCTGCCTCCACATCCTCAACTCTTGACCCAAAGCAAGTAAGGGCACTCCAATCTCTCTACATTCCAACAACCCATGACCCCTGCACCCAACCTTCTTTTCACAACGCCACCGTCTGTGATAACGGCACTCCCTTCCGCCACCTCCTCTCCCTCCGGCTTTCCAACTGCTCCGAGGACCTCTCCCTTTCCACCACAGCCCTTTCCTCCCTTTCTACACTCACCTCCCTCAGCTTTGTAGACTGCCACGTTCCCATCGTCCACTTCCCCACCTCCCTCTCCATCAACCTCCTATCTTTCACATCCATCAACTCCTTACAACGTCTCACCGGCGTCTTCCTCAGCCGCTTCAGTAACCTTACAGAACTCGACATCTCCGGCGATTCCATCAAAGCATCCggcatccacattataacctctAACATGAAGTCTTTGAACACCCTAACCCTATCAAACACTAACCTCACTGGATTAATCCCAAAACATTGGTATCCGAAGCTCTCGCACATGGATTTGTCGGAGAACAAACTCAATGGTACTATACCCACATCTTTAACACTTTTGGAAAACCTTAGATTCTTGAATTTATCTTCGAATCAACTCACTGGAGAAATACCCTCTACAATTGGTGACTTGATTTCTCTTCAAAATCTCTCTTTATCATCAAATTCGTTATCTGGCTCGATTCCGGGATCAATTTCCACTATTTCAAGATTAGTCCATTTGGATCTGGGTTCGAATCAGTTAAACGGTACAATTCCCAGATCCATCAACGAAATGAAGGGATTGAAGTATCTGAATCTGGAAAACAACAATTTCCATGGAGTTATGCCTTTTAATGCGTCGTTCATCAAGAAATTGACTGTGTTCAAGATAAATGGAAATGACAATCTGTGTTACAATCACTCTTCGATTTCGAAAAAAGCAAAGCTTGGGATTGCTCCTTGTGATAAACATGGACTGCCCATTTTGCCTCCACCGGCGGCTGATGAGCCGTCGTCATCTGTGGATGATTTGAGCAGCGGTGActatgatgatggtggtgatagTGGAAAGAAGAAAAAGGGAGATGATAGTGATCATGGTCCAAATAAGGTTGTTCTTGGAGTGGCAATTGGGCTTTCGGCTGTGGTTTTTCTCATTATTTTCTTGATTATATTATCCAAATGTGGTGGTAGATGCTGTGGATGTTGTTAG